A stretch of DNA from Bactrocera neohumeralis isolate Rockhampton chromosome 6, APGP_CSIRO_Bneo_wtdbg2-racon-allhic-juicebox.fasta_v2, whole genome shotgun sequence:
AGTAACAATGAAACAAAAGATGAGGAGGAAATTTCACGTACCTTATGGCTTTGGGTGCATCCAAGTGCTTATCCAGCGGTAGTGGAGGAACTAATAAAAGTTTTCGAAGTGACTTCGTTAAATAGCATTAAAGTGCCTATAGAAACAGATGAAACAAAGCATTCTGCTCCCGAGCTGCCAAAGGATAATAAATGtaactttattataatttagtatatatttttatttttaatgacatACACTTATGTTCGCAGCATCCAAACAAATAAAACCCAAAGAATTGCGGCGTTTACAATTCATGACGAAAACTTTAGCCTTTGAGCATATCAAACGCTATGGTAATGTGAAAACCGGCGTAAAaatcaacgaattaaaagatacTATGAATCGCTTCCGTCTCACTGGTCATCTGGCACAAAGTGTACTACAACACACATTCAAGCCTAAGAACTTGAAAGATAGCACCGCCTCCACTTGGCTACATACGTTATTTGAACAAAATCCAGATTTTAAAAGTATACATGAAAATCAACTGGATTTTTGGCGGAACTGCAGTGATGTGGGCTCATCTGGCGAATTACTTTCTAACATGATATTGGCGCTTAATATTGAAGATCCTCGTTTGAACCGCCCAAAGAAACGTACGAAAGCGCAACCCAAACAGCCTTCAAGCGACAGCAATTCAGATTTTCTGTTTAATATGCCTGATAACTTAGCGCAAAGCATTTTATGGGATACAAAAATACGCGATGGACTATGCAAGAGCATGATAACCCCCAGTGAATATAGCAAACTACGCGGCAAACATGCTGTGGTGCCAGGTGTGCGTTGTCAATTCGAAGAGGACATGCAAGCAGTTCCCGTAATACTTATTCAACGTCCAGGTTCACAACGTCCGCAATATAAACGTTTAGGATACGGCTGTGGTTGGGACGTAATAATACCCGCTGGTTATGGCATGCCTATTTGGTTGTCATTAATTATGTGGGGCGCTAAACCCGGTGGTCTGCGTGAATTCGAATCAATCGCACGAGAAATGGGCACAGAGGAGTACTTGCCCGACACCATTGCTGGTATGTGcagtttcttttttataatttcttctcatatattaattaagtatcttcataaaatataGGTCGCGTGCTGGCGAACACGCGTCATCAGGAATTACGTACCAAATATTTCCGCAAACCGCCAAATAGACGTCAAAACTACCAAAAATTGGCAATTATTAGTCCCTTCCGTGCGCCATTTTCCGAACTAGTACGCGATTGGAGCAGCAGTGCTTCTGCACAGGGTAACGCATTAACTCAAACCTTTCACATACTCCGTGATCGCGCGCTATTACAGCAATTACTGCTACATATACAAGGAAAGTGTAAAACATTTCCCAGTGAAATACCCGAAAATTCTCTAATACAATTGCACTTTCGTATGAAATCGCGCGGTAATTTAGAGGACTATTCGCTGATTTGTTTGCCGACACGTGGCGATTTCAAACGTAATCtcaaacaaattaagaaatcaaATCATGAGCCCGTCTTCAGCGAACCACTGTTGCCGGATTTGGCTGAACGCGAACGCAAACAGCTGCGCCAAGCTCATAAAAAGCTCTTAAAACGTTTACGCGCGCGACGTGTGCGGGAAAAACGTAAGCTACaggtgtgtttgtttgtatatctacctaaatttgtaatttaattatattattatttatttgcacacaGGAAACAAGCACTACTCGCGTATATATCAGA
This window harbors:
- the LOC126763154 gene encoding ribonucleases P/MRP protein subunit POP1, producing MGSNKLEYASSLGGHVSLPTHVQTFRYAANVVSEMRQLIDEVRNPVSRKLVFQTLPKHMRRRAMSHHPKRLPRKYRAAHRSQMAKAGKPQQTKRPSRKFRRRPGNLLRDYLRRQRKNIWLETHIWHAKRFHMVERWGYKLPQSSCDKTYRACYRASAEHCLLQDMSFYACIELKGKLADLRIGFARLSSTCCGFSIAAKTYLTGRREGSIDLFRDGKYPEYALGRFSFMWQPISNNETKDEEEISRTLWLWVHPSAYPAVVEELIKVFEVTSLNSIKVPIETDETKHSAPELPKDNKSSKQIKPKELRRLQFMTKTLAFEHIKRYGNVKTGVKINELKDTMNRFRLTGHLAQSVLQHTFKPKNLKDSTASTWLHTLFEQNPDFKSIHENQLDFWRNCSDVGSSGELLSNMILALNIEDPRLNRPKKRTKAQPKQPSSDSNSDFLFNMPDNLAQSILWDTKIRDGLCKSMITPSEYSKLRGKHAVVPGVRCQFEEDMQAVPVILIQRPGSQRPQYKRLGYGCGWDVIIPAGYGMPIWLSLIMWGAKPGGLREFESIAREMGTEEYLPDTIAGRVLANTRHQELRTKYFRKPPNRRQNYQKLAIISPFRAPFSELVRDWSSSASAQGNALTQTFHILRDRALLQQLLLHIQGKCKTFPSEIPENSLIQLHFRMKSRGNLEDYSLICLPTRGDFKRNLKQIKKSNHEPVFSEPLLPDLAERERKQLRQAHKKLLKRLRARRVREKRKLQETSTTRVYIRAANTATLVAAQLERMCKLWLPEDFTTLYTVRKQCQREVFGYATTAHFSYTEATVCAVGYVTPAGLQQLLTLCRQCNVRQPMCLMRSPKSRHYRFACFKLHLDV